Proteins encoded together in one Impatiens glandulifera chromosome 1, dImpGla2.1, whole genome shotgun sequence window:
- the LOC124919592 gene encoding chaperone protein dnaJ C76, chloroplastic yields MRCSSSHNKAIGIGYVLHTIPIHANHNTSSSVSGQFRHLTLKNPLRFHTSASPSPFTVSCREKRRDDIPMSPTSAYDVLGIVPGCSSDELKAAFRTKVKEFHPDVRKDVGDSDFMIRRVIEAYEILSKYNKTEIIERECLDPFDKPECEAYDIFVNEIMCIGNGCPYSCVQAAAHAFSFTPSTRTARATSQGHGEDYKVQLAVGQCPRSCIHYVTPSQRIILEELLDCILGMPFDTSVEAELLYSLIVKAKFENNRYRKPKKQEKASTGNVDWL; encoded by the exons ATGAGATGTTCTTCCTCCCATAATAAGGCCATCGGAATTGGCTATGTCCTACACACCATTCCGATTCACGCTAATCATAATACTTCCTCATCTGTTTCAGGACAATTTCGCCACTTAACCTTGAAAAACCCACTTCGTTTCCATACCAGTGCTTCCCCATCTCCTTTCACAGTGAGCTGTAGAGAGAAAAGACGGGATGATATTCCTATGTCCCCTACTTCAGCTTACGATGTCCTGGGAATCGTACCGGGTTGTTCTTCCGACGAGCTAAAAGCCGCTTTCCGAACCAAA GTAAAAGAGTTCCATCCGGATGTGAGAAAAGATGTTGGGGATTCGGATTTTATGATACGTCGAGTTATTGAGGCTTATGAG ATACTATCCAAGTATAATAAAACAGAGATCATTGAGAG GGAATGTCTTGATCCTTTTGACAAGCCAGAATGTGAGGCATATGATATCTTTGTTAATGAGATTATGTGCATTGGCAATG GATGTCCATATTCATGTGTACAAGCAGCAGCTCATGCCTTCTCATTCACTCCATCAACCAGAACTGCTCGTGCAACTTCTCAAG GACATGGTGAAGACTATAAAGTCCAGCTTGCTGTTGGGCAGTGCCCAAGAAGTTGTATTCACTATGTAACACCTTCACAGAGAATCATTCTGGAGGAACTACTAGATTG TATCTTGGGTATGCCATTTGATACATCTGTTGAAGCCGAGTTACTCTATTCCCTCATTGTAAAAGCAAAATTTGAAAACAACCGTTATCGGAAGCCTAAGAAGCAAGAAAAAGCTTCCACCGGAAATGTAGACTGGCTTTAA